Proteins co-encoded in one Papaver somniferum cultivar HN1 chromosome 5, ASM357369v1, whole genome shotgun sequence genomic window:
- the LOC113281979 gene encoding 30S ribosomal protein 3, chloroplastic-like, producing the protein MLSMAASINTSVVTHSSLPLQKPLFKPFKSSISINPKINSFHFSTLKLDGSRETKFSSSASAAEAVVEEEASSTEEEEVPEDTDDESQKLGVVVKAFEKPRLVLKFVWLEKNIGLALDQVIPGHGTIPLSPYYFWPRKDAWEELKSMLESKPWISQKRMIILLNQATDIINLWQQSGGNLS; encoded by the exons ATGTTATCCATGGCAGCAAGTATCAATACATCTGTTGTAACACATTCTTCATTACCTCTGCAAAAACCCCTCTTTAAACCCTTTAAATCTTCAATCTCAATCAACCCCAAAATCAATTCTTTCCATTTCTCTACCTTAAAGCTTGATGGTTCTAGAGAAACTAAATTTTCTTCATCAGCATCTGCAGCTGAAGCCGTTGTGGAAGAAGAAGCATCGTCaaccgaagaagaagaagtgccAGAAGACACAGATGATGAATCCCAG AAACTTGGTGTGGTAGTGAAGGCATTTGAGAAGCCAAGACTAGTACTGAAGTTTGTTTGGTTGGAGAAGAATATTGGATTAGCACTTGATCAAGTGATACCTGGTCATGGTACAATTCCATTGAGTCCTTATTATTTTTGGCCAAGGAAAGATGCTTGGGAAGAACTGAAATCAATGCTTGAAAGTAAACCATGGATATCGCAGAAAAGGATGATTATTTTACTTAATCAAGCTACTGATATTATCAATTTGTGGCAGCAAAGTGGTGGGAATTTGTCATAG